A single genomic interval of Streptomyces sp. NBC_00663 harbors:
- a CDS encoding endonuclease I family protein codes for MLATRIRRWKTVALTTAAVMAGLTAPVVTASPAAATTTAYDSTYYKNAIGKTGTSLKSSLHTIISSQSKISYSAVWDALKVTDQDPNNTSNVLLLYSGVSRSKSLNGGDVGDWNREHTWAKSHGDFGEVTGPGTDLHHLRACDVQVNSTRGNLDFDNGGSAVTNGGGSTVDSDSFAPRAADRGDVARMILYMAVRYEGDDGFADLEPNEKVGNGSNPYMGKLAVLKAWNEADPPSAFEERRNQVIYDTYQHNRNPFIDHPEWVEAIW; via the coding sequence ATGCTGGCGACACGCATACGCCGCTGGAAGACGGTGGCTCTGACCACCGCCGCAGTCATGGCCGGCCTCACCGCTCCGGTGGTGACCGCGAGCCCGGCCGCCGCCACGACGACCGCGTACGACTCGACGTACTACAAGAACGCGATCGGCAAGACCGGCACGAGCCTGAAGTCGTCCCTGCACACGATCATCAGCAGCCAGTCGAAGATCTCGTACTCCGCGGTGTGGGACGCGCTCAAGGTCACCGACCAGGACCCGAACAACACCAGCAACGTGCTGCTGCTGTACAGCGGTGTCTCGCGCAGCAAGTCCCTCAACGGCGGTGACGTCGGCGACTGGAACCGCGAGCACACCTGGGCCAAGTCGCACGGCGACTTCGGCGAGGTCACCGGTCCGGGCACCGACCTGCACCATCTGCGCGCGTGCGACGTCCAGGTCAACAGCACCCGGGGCAACCTGGACTTCGACAACGGCGGCAGCGCGGTCACCAACGGCGGCGGCAGCACCGTCGACTCCGACTCCTTCGCGCCGCGCGCCGCGGACAGGGGCGACGTGGCCCGCATGATCCTCTACATGGCCGTGCGCTACGAGGGTGACGACGGCTTCGCCGACCTGGAGCCGAACGAGAAGGTCGGCAACGGCTCCAACCCGTACATGGGCAAGCTCGCCGTGCTCAAGGCCTGGAACGAGGCGGACCCGCCGAGCGCCTTCGAGGAGCGCCGCAACCAGGTCATCTACGACACCTACCAGCACAACCGCAACCCGTTCATCGACCACCCGGAGTGGGTCGAGGCGATCTGGTAG
- a CDS encoding ABC transporter ATP-binding protein, giving the protein MRQRGWARRLAGYAWRYPKDVVLALGSSLAGMAVMALVPLITKVIIDDVIGDHSRDMAPWAGLLIGSAVFVYVLTYIRRYYGGRLALDVQHDLRTEMYGTITRLDGRRQDELSTGQVVGRATSDLQLIQGLLFMLPMTIGNFALFLISLVVMAWLSIPLTLVALAVAPALAWIAKRSRSKLHPATWYAQAQAAAVAGVVDGAVGGVRVVKGFGQEEQETGKLREVGRRLFAGRLRTIRFNSKYTPALQAVPALGQVAMLALGGWLAVRGHITLGTFVAFSTYLAQLVGPVRMLAMVLTVAQQARAGTERVLELIDTEPSMKDGPKELPADAPATVEFDDVSFGYEDGRPVLDGLSFEIRPGETLAVVGSSGSGKSTVSLLLPRFYDVTHGAVLVGGHDVRELTLDSLRAAIGLVPEDSFLFSDTVRNNIAYGRPEATQEQIETAARAAQADRFISELPEGYDTKVGEHGLTLSGGQRQRVALARAILTDPRLLVLDDATSAVDARVEHEIHEALKQVMEGRTTLLIAHRRSTLNLADRIAVLDQGRLADIGTHAELEKRSALYRRLLTDPDELGGVSPGHAQPLVPAEDTSVRDELDAEFDAERGVTPRLWTGDRERKDAALSGTPATPELLAQVEALPPATDTPDIDEARAVTPEESYGLRRLLGGFGAPLLISLGLVAVDAGMGLLLPILIRHGIDSGVGEMAVGAVWAASLLGLLTVAVQWAAQVGETRMTGRTGERVLYSLRLKIFAQLQRLGLDYYERELTGRIMTRMTTDVDALSTFLQTGLVTAFVSVVTFFGIMVALLVLDVQLALVVFVTLPPLIVATYFFRRASVKAYELARERVSVVNADLQESVAGLRIVQAFRRERDGGARFAERSDSYRQARIRGQWLISVYFPFVQLLSSVAAAAVLIAGAGRIDEATLTTGALVAYLLYIDLFFAPVQQLSQVFDGYQQATVSLGRIQELLQEPTSTKAAKEPLEVLSLRGEVAFEGVHFAYGDDEEAIGGIDLRIPAGQTVAFVGETGAGKSTVVKLVARFYDPTGGRVTVDGTDLRALDLTSYRHRLGVVPQEAYLFQGTVRDAIAYGRPEATDAEVEAAARAVGAHEMIATLDGGYLHEVAERGRNLSAGQRQLIALARAELVDPDILLLDEATAALDLATEAQVNQATDRLAGRRTTLVVAHRLTTAARADRVVVMDHGRVAEDGTHDELLARDGLYAALWRTFVGEDAPVVA; this is encoded by the coding sequence GTGAGACAGCGGGGATGGGCACGGCGGCTGGCCGGATACGCCTGGCGGTATCCGAAGGACGTCGTCCTGGCCCTGGGGTCCAGCCTCGCCGGCATGGCCGTCATGGCTCTCGTCCCGCTGATCACGAAGGTGATCATCGACGATGTCATCGGTGATCACAGCCGGGACATGGCCCCTTGGGCGGGACTTCTCATCGGCTCCGCCGTATTCGTCTACGTCCTCACCTACATCCGCCGCTACTACGGCGGCCGTCTCGCCCTCGACGTCCAGCACGACCTGCGGACCGAGATGTACGGGACGATCACGCGGCTGGACGGGCGGCGGCAGGACGAGCTGTCGACCGGGCAGGTGGTGGGGCGGGCCACCAGCGACCTCCAGCTGATCCAGGGTCTGCTCTTCATGCTGCCGATGACCATCGGCAACTTCGCCCTGTTCCTGATCTCGCTGGTCGTCATGGCCTGGCTGTCCATCCCGCTGACCCTCGTCGCCCTCGCGGTCGCGCCCGCCCTCGCCTGGATCGCGAAGCGTTCCCGCAGCAAGCTGCACCCGGCCACCTGGTACGCCCAGGCCCAGGCCGCCGCCGTCGCCGGTGTGGTCGACGGCGCGGTGGGCGGCGTACGCGTGGTCAAGGGGTTCGGGCAGGAGGAGCAGGAGACCGGGAAGCTCCGGGAGGTCGGGCGGCGGCTCTTCGCGGGGCGGCTGCGGACCATCCGGTTCAACTCCAAGTACACCCCGGCGCTACAGGCCGTACCGGCGCTCGGGCAGGTCGCCATGCTGGCGCTGGGCGGCTGGCTCGCCGTGCGCGGGCACATCACCCTCGGTACGTTCGTCGCCTTCTCCACCTACCTCGCCCAGCTCGTCGGGCCGGTGCGCATGCTCGCCATGGTCCTCACCGTGGCCCAGCAGGCACGGGCGGGTACGGAGAGGGTCCTGGAGCTGATCGACACCGAGCCGTCGATGAAGGACGGGCCCAAGGAGCTGCCCGCCGACGCCCCGGCCACCGTCGAGTTCGACGACGTGTCCTTCGGCTACGAGGACGGCCGCCCGGTTCTCGACGGCCTCTCCTTCGAGATCCGGCCCGGTGAGACCCTCGCCGTCGTCGGCTCCTCCGGCTCCGGCAAGTCCACCGTCTCCCTGCTCCTCCCGCGCTTCTACGACGTCACCCACGGCGCCGTCCTCGTCGGCGGCCACGACGTCCGTGAGCTGACCCTCGACTCGCTGCGGGCCGCCATCGGGCTCGTCCCCGAGGACTCCTTCCTCTTCTCGGACACCGTGCGCAACAACATCGCGTACGGCCGTCCCGAGGCGACCCAGGAGCAGATAGAGACCGCCGCGCGCGCCGCCCAGGCGGACCGTTTCATCAGTGAGCTGCCCGAGGGCTACGACACCAAGGTCGGCGAACACGGCCTCACCCTGTCCGGCGGCCAGCGCCAGCGCGTCGCGCTCGCCCGCGCCATCCTCACCGACCCCCGCCTCCTTGTCCTCGACGACGCCACCTCCGCCGTGGACGCCCGGGTCGAGCACGAGATCCACGAGGCGCTGAAGCAGGTCATGGAGGGCCGGACGACGCTGCTCATCGCGCACCGGCGCTCCACCCTCAACCTCGCCGACCGCATCGCCGTCCTCGACCAGGGCCGGCTCGCCGACATCGGCACCCACGCCGAGCTGGAGAAGCGGTCCGCCCTCTACCGGCGCCTGCTCACCGACCCCGACGAGCTCGGCGGCGTCTCACCCGGCCACGCCCAGCCCCTCGTCCCGGCCGAGGACACCTCCGTACGCGACGAACTGGACGCCGAGTTCGACGCCGAGCGCGGAGTCACCCCGCGGCTGTGGACCGGCGACCGGGAGCGGAAGGACGCCGCGCTCTCCGGCACCCCGGCCACGCCCGAGCTGCTCGCCCAGGTGGAGGCGCTGCCCCCGGCGACCGACACCCCGGACATCGACGAGGCGCGGGCGGTCACGCCCGAGGAGTCGTACGGCCTGCGCAGGCTGCTCGGCGGGTTCGGTGCCCCGCTGCTCATCAGCCTCGGGCTCGTCGCCGTGGACGCCGGCATGGGGCTGCTGCTGCCGATCCTGATCCGGCACGGCATCGACAGCGGTGTCGGCGAGATGGCCGTCGGGGCGGTCTGGGCGGCCTCGCTGCTCGGGCTGCTCACCGTCGCCGTGCAGTGGGCGGCGCAGGTCGGTGAGACGCGGATGACCGGGCGGACCGGTGAGCGGGTGCTGTACTCGCTGCGGCTCAAGATCTTCGCGCAGCTCCAGCGGCTCGGACTCGACTACTACGAGCGCGAGTTGACCGGCCGGATCATGACGCGCATGACCACGGACGTCGACGCGCTCTCGACCTTCCTCCAGACCGGGCTGGTCACCGCGTTCGTCTCCGTCGTCACCTTCTTCGGCATCATGGTCGCTCTGCTGGTGCTCGACGTACAGCTGGCCCTGGTCGTCTTCGTGACGCTGCCGCCGCTGATCGTCGCCACGTACTTCTTCCGCCGGGCGAGCGTGAAGGCGTACGAACTCGCCCGTGAGCGCGTGTCGGTGGTCAACGCCGACCTTCAGGAGTCCGTCGCCGGGCTCAGGATCGTGCAGGCCTTCCGGCGCGAGCGGGACGGCGGGGCGCGGTTCGCGGAGCGCAGCGACAGCTACCGGCAGGCCCGTATCCGGGGGCAGTGGCTGATCTCGGTCTACTTCCCGTTCGTGCAGCTGCTGTCGTCGGTCGCCGCCGCGGCCGTCCTCATCGCGGGCGCCGGGCGGATCGACGAAGCGACCCTCACCACCGGTGCGCTGGTGGCGTATCTGCTCTACATCGACCTGTTCTTCGCGCCCGTGCAGCAGCTCTCCCAGGTCTTCGACGGCTACCAGCAGGCCACCGTCTCCCTCGGCCGCATCCAGGAACTGCTCCAGGAGCCGACCTCGACGAAGGCGGCGAAGGAGCCGCTGGAGGTGCTGTCCCTGCGGGGCGAAGTCGCCTTCGAGGGCGTCCACTTCGCATACGGAGACGACGAGGAGGCCATCGGCGGGATCGACCTGCGCATCCCCGCCGGGCAGACCGTCGCGTTCGTCGGCGAGACCGGCGCCGGAAAGTCGACCGTGGTGAAGCTGGTGGCGCGGTTCTACGACCCGACCGGCGGCCGGGTCACGGTCGACGGCACGGATCTGCGGGCCCTCGACCTCACCTCGTACCGGCACCGGCTCGGTGTCGTCCCGCAGGAGGCGTACCTCTTCCAGGGCACCGTCCGCGACGCCATCGCCTACGGCCGCCCCGAGGCCACCGACGCCGAGGTGGAGGCGGCGGCCCGCGCGGTCGGCGCGCACGAGATGATCGCCACGCTCGACGGCGGCTACCTCCACGAGGTCGCCGAACGAGGCCGCAACCTCTCGGCCGGCCAGCGCCAGCTGATCGCGCTGGCCCGCGCGGAACTCGTCGACCCCGACATCCTGCTCCTCGACGAGGCGACGGCCGCCCTCGACCTGGCCACCGAGGCCCAGGTCAACCAGGCCACCGACCGCCTCGCGGGCCGCCGCACCACCCTCGTGGTCGCCCACCGTCTGACCACGGCGGCACGGGCGGACCGGGTGGTGGTCATGGACCACGGACGGGTCGCCGAGGACGGGACGCATGACGAGCTACTCGCCCGCGACGGCCTCTACGCCGCGTTGTGGCGCACGTTCGTGGGGGAGGACGCCCCGGTGGTCGCGTGA